A DNA window from Actinokineospora baliensis contains the following coding sequences:
- a CDS encoding glycosyl hydrolase family 18 protein: MRLSRPLTALLATAAAAASVVGISLATNSAQAAPSPTTVAAKPLPPRVFAPYFEAWTGENPATLSAASGAKYLTMAFLQTASPGSCTALWNGDTSMPIGQQTFGAQIKQIQAAGGDVIPSFGGYTADTTGTELADSCTDVNKIAAEYQRLITTYDISRIDLDIEIDALDNTAGVDRRNKAVKLTKDWAKANGRQIQFSYTLPTTTTGLAQNGIALLRNAVQNNAEVDVVNIMTFDYYDNAGTHNMAEDTKTAAQGLVNTLAQLYPSKTQAQLWGMVGVTEMIGVDDFGPAETFTTANAVTVYNWALQKGINTLSFWALQRDNGNCPGGTARDDCSGIAQDLYYFSKTFAPFTGGSQNPSDDFSVSVNPAAVSLDPGKSATSTVSTAVTTGTAQTVTLTSGSAQGGVTAAVNPGSVTAGGSATVTFTAAANATPGTYQFTVTGSAASGSHSATVAVTVNGTQPGNDFGLAVNPSTITVDAGKTATTTLTTTAVGSPQTITLSGSKPQGGAGFTISPTTVTAGGSATITITAAANATAGTYEFWVGGSAASGKHSASFSVTVKTGTPPTGPVVNGDFETGSLAPWTALSGTSVVGSGAHGGTYALSVAATNSSTGEASQALTLQPNTAYTLRAWVKGTYAFIGVRGGATASTWASSADWQELSLPITTGASGAVTVYVHGWYGLGTVFADDVTVSQGSVARAITKRR, from the coding sequence GTGGCCGCCAAGCCGTTGCCGCCCAGGGTGTTCGCGCCCTACTTCGAGGCGTGGACCGGCGAGAACCCGGCCACCCTCTCGGCCGCGTCCGGCGCCAAGTACCTGACCATGGCCTTCCTGCAGACCGCCAGCCCCGGCTCGTGCACCGCGCTGTGGAACGGTGACACCAGCATGCCCATCGGGCAGCAGACCTTCGGCGCGCAGATCAAGCAGATCCAGGCCGCGGGCGGTGACGTCATCCCGTCCTTCGGCGGCTACACCGCCGACACCACCGGCACCGAGCTCGCCGACAGCTGCACCGACGTCAACAAGATCGCCGCGGAGTACCAGCGGCTGATCACCACCTACGACATCAGCCGCATCGACCTCGACATCGAGATCGACGCGCTGGACAACACCGCGGGCGTCGACCGGCGCAACAAGGCCGTCAAGCTCACCAAGGACTGGGCCAAGGCCAACGGCAGGCAGATCCAGTTTTCCTACACCCTGCCCACCACCACGACCGGCTTGGCGCAGAACGGCATCGCGCTGCTGCGCAACGCCGTGCAGAACAACGCCGAGGTCGACGTCGTCAACATCATGACGTTCGACTACTACGACAACGCCGGTACGCACAACATGGCCGAGGACACCAAGACCGCGGCCCAGGGCCTGGTCAACACCCTCGCCCAGCTGTACCCGAGCAAGACCCAGGCGCAGCTGTGGGGCATGGTCGGCGTGACCGAGATGATCGGCGTCGACGACTTCGGCCCCGCGGAGACCTTCACCACCGCCAACGCCGTGACCGTCTACAACTGGGCGCTGCAGAAGGGCATCAACACCCTGTCGTTCTGGGCCCTGCAGCGCGACAACGGCAACTGCCCCGGCGGCACCGCCCGCGACGACTGCTCCGGCATCGCGCAGGACCTCTACTACTTCAGCAAGACGTTCGCGCCGTTCACCGGTGGTTCCCAGAACCCGTCCGACGACTTCTCCGTGTCGGTGAACCCCGCCGCGGTCAGCCTGGACCCGGGCAAGTCCGCCACCTCCACCGTCAGCACCGCCGTCACCACCGGCACCGCGCAGACCGTCACGCTGACCTCCGGTTCGGCGCAGGGCGGGGTCACCGCCGCGGTCAACCCCGGCAGCGTCACCGCGGGCGGCTCGGCCACGGTCACCTTCACCGCCGCCGCGAACGCCACCCCCGGCACCTACCAGTTCACCGTCACCGGTAGCGCCGCCTCCGGCAGCCACAGCGCCACCGTCGCGGTCACCGTCAACGGCACCCAGCCGGGCAACGACTTCGGCCTCGCGGTGAACCCGTCGACGATCACCGTCGACGCGGGCAAGACGGCGACCACCACGCTCACCACCACCGCTGTCGGCTCCCCGCAGACCATCACGCTCAGCGGCTCCAAGCCGCAGGGCGGCGCGGGCTTCACCATCAGCCCGACCACGGTGACCGCGGGCGGCAGCGCCACCATCACCATCACGGCGGCCGCCAACGCCACGGCGGGCACCTACGAGTTCTGGGTCGGCGGCTCCGCGGCCTCCGGCAAGCACAGCGCCAGCTTCTCGGTGACGGTCAAGACCGGCACCCCGCCGACCGGCCCGGTCGTCAACGGTGACTTCGAAACCGGCTCGCTGGCCCCGTGGACCGCGCTCTCGGGCACCTCGGTCGTCGGCTCCGGCGCCCACGGCGGCACCTACGCGCTCTCGGTCGCCGCGACCAACTCCAGCACCGGTGAGGCCTCGCAGGCGCTGACCCTGCAGCCCAACACCGCCTACACCCTGCGCGCCTGGGTGAAGGGCACCTACGCCTTCATCGGTGTCCGCGGTGGCGCCACGGCCAGCACCTGGGCCTCCTCGGCGGACTGGCAGGAGCTGTCGCTGCCGATCACCACGGGCGCCAGCGGTGCGGTGACCGTGTACGTCCACGGCTGGTACGGCCTCGGCACCGTCTTCGCCGATGACGTCACCGTCAGCCAGGGCAGCGTCGCCCGCGCCATCACCAAGCGCCGGTAG
- a CDS encoding CobW family GTP-binding protein, translated as MSTVDIPVLVVAGFLGAGKTTLLNHLLHTASGLRVGVIVNDFGKVNIDALTVAAQVDSMVSLGNGCLCCAVDPEELDAMLERLARPDGPVDVIVIEASGLAEPPAMVKMVLASANPHIRYGGLVEVVDAAEFTGTRRAHPRLDLHLRQADLVLLNKADRAEPGVLDLVRELAEGTPVVPTEYGRVDPALLFDPVDRPDPVQRQLSFEDLVEHEQHLHAGYTSVEFGHDTPLHPLRFARFLTDRPAGLYRMKGFAWFAGADEPLGVQTVGSSVWVTPAPDAARRTDLVMIGADLAAEAITTQLAAAVVTEDDAVDPLDLLSITRYQSR; from the coding sequence CTGAGCACAGTGGACATCCCGGTTCTCGTGGTCGCGGGCTTCCTCGGCGCGGGCAAGACCACCCTGCTCAACCACCTGCTGCACACCGCGTCCGGCCTGCGCGTCGGGGTGATCGTCAACGACTTCGGCAAGGTCAACATCGACGCGCTGACCGTCGCCGCGCAGGTCGACTCGATGGTGTCGCTGGGCAACGGCTGCCTGTGCTGCGCGGTCGACCCGGAAGAGCTCGACGCGATGCTCGAGCGGCTCGCGCGCCCGGACGGGCCGGTTGACGTGATCGTGATCGAGGCGAGCGGGCTGGCCGAGCCTCCCGCCATGGTCAAGATGGTGCTGGCCAGCGCGAACCCGCACATCCGCTACGGCGGGCTGGTCGAGGTCGTCGACGCCGCCGAGTTCACCGGGACGCGGCGGGCCCACCCGAGGCTGGACCTGCACCTGCGGCAGGCAGACCTGGTCCTGCTCAACAAGGCCGACCGCGCCGAACCCGGTGTGCTCGACCTGGTGCGGGAGCTGGCCGAGGGCACGCCCGTGGTGCCGACCGAGTACGGCAGGGTCGACCCGGCGCTGCTGTTCGACCCGGTCGACCGACCCGACCCGGTGCAGCGGCAGCTGTCCTTCGAGGACCTCGTCGAGCACGAGCAGCACCTGCACGCGGGCTACACCAGCGTCGAGTTCGGCCACGACACCCCGCTGCACCCGCTGCGGTTCGCCCGGTTCCTCACCGATCGGCCCGCCGGGCTGTACCGGATGAAGGGCTTCGCCTGGTTCGCGGGCGCCGACGAACCGCTCGGCGTGCAGACCGTCGGCTCATCGGTCTGGGTGACGCCAGCCCCGGACGCCGCGCGCCGCACCGACCTGGTGATGATCGGCGCAGACCTGGCCGCCGAGGCCATCACGACGCAGCTCGCCGCCGCCGTGGTCACCGAGGACGACGCCGTGGACCCGCTGGACCTGCTGTCGATCACCCGCTACCAGAGCCGGTAA
- a CDS encoding NUDIX domain-containing protein has translation MTRNSHCSFCGNRYPDGLPWPRRCASCGQTSYLNPVPVAVLLLPVDDGLLVVRRDIEPKELALPGGFIDHGESWQAAAAREAKEEAGVGVDPDGITLFDVLSAPDGTLLVFGLAPATTEAALPPSAPTDETTGWELVHAPVQLAFPLHTKVVRAYFDRI, from the coding sequence ATGACGCGGAACTCGCACTGTTCCTTTTGTGGCAACCGATACCCCGATGGCCTTCCCTGGCCTCGGCGGTGCGCGAGCTGCGGGCAAACGTCCTATCTCAACCCGGTTCCGGTCGCTGTACTGCTGCTGCCGGTCGATGACGGCCTCCTGGTGGTGCGCCGGGACATCGAGCCGAAGGAATTGGCTCTGCCGGGCGGTTTCATCGACCACGGCGAGTCGTGGCAGGCGGCCGCGGCGCGGGAAGCGAAGGAGGAGGCCGGGGTCGGTGTCGACCCGGACGGGATCACCTTGTTCGACGTGTTAAGCGCACCCGACGGAACTCTGCTCGTCTTCGGTTTGGCCCCCGCCACAACCGAAGCGGCGCTGCCGCCGTCCGCACCGACCGACGAGACAACCGGCTGGGAGCTGGTGCACGCTCCTGTCCAACTCGCGTTCCCCTTGCACACCAAGGTTGTGCGGGCCTACTTCGACAGGATCTGA
- a CDS encoding OsmC family protein: MTTIRTERTGVHVFTAVNDRGASVEVGRAGQEGVFSPVELLLAAAAGCVGITAEELVMRRTGVAPKVEATDVRPAGAHQLDGVRIEVDLGGVDEATRAEVVAVVNRAVAALCTVTRTLKRSTAVEMGVG; the protein is encoded by the coding sequence GTGACGACGATTCGTACTGAGCGGACTGGGGTGCACGTGTTCACCGCCGTCAATGATCGGGGGGCTTCGGTGGAGGTGGGGCGGGCTGGGCAGGAGGGGGTGTTCAGTCCGGTGGAGTTGTTGCTGGCCGCCGCCGCGGGGTGTGTTGGGATCACGGCTGAGGAGTTGGTGATGCGGCGGACGGGGGTGGCTCCCAAGGTTGAGGCCACCGATGTGCGGCCCGCGGGGGCGCACCAGCTCGACGGGGTGCGGATTGAGGTGGACCTGGGTGGGGTGGACGAGGCCACTCGGGCTGAGGTGGTGGCTGTGGTGAACCGGGCCGTGGCGGCTTTGTGCACGGTGACGCGGACTTTGAAGCGGTCGACGGCGGTTGAGATGGGTGTGGGATGA
- a CDS encoding copper homeostasis protein CutC: protein MTVSSPQRGLLEIIALTVPDAVAAQQGGADRIEVVAQMDRDGLTPDPALVAEMRAAVDIPLRVMVRGTDGFTADEAELDRLLDTVAELRRAGAQEFVLGFLTDDGQVDLAATRAVVEAIGGSPWTFHRAVDHATDAQQAWAALRGLPGLDTVLTAGSAKGLEHGLPRLAARDDWQAAGVRLLAGGGLKHAHVPGLRSIGVNAIHAGGLVRDNWESPVEATRVEALRTLLDS from the coding sequence GTGACCGTTTCCTCGCCACAGCGCGGTTTGCTGGAGATCATCGCCTTGACCGTCCCCGACGCCGTCGCCGCCCAACAGGGCGGCGCCGACCGGATCGAGGTCGTCGCCCAGATGGACCGCGACGGGCTCACCCCCGACCCGGCGCTGGTCGCCGAGATGCGGGCGGCGGTGGACATCCCGCTGCGGGTGATGGTGCGCGGTACCGACGGGTTCACCGCCGACGAGGCCGAGCTCGACCGGCTGCTGGACACGGTCGCCGAACTGCGCCGGGCGGGCGCCCAGGAGTTCGTGCTCGGCTTCCTCACCGACGACGGCCAGGTGGACCTGGCCGCCACCCGAGCCGTCGTCGAAGCCATCGGCGGCAGCCCCTGGACCTTCCACCGAGCCGTCGACCACGCCACCGACGCCCAGCAGGCCTGGGCCGCCCTGCGCGGCCTCCCCGGCCTGGACACGGTCCTCACCGCAGGCTCCGCCAAGGGCCTCGAACACGGCCTCCCCCGCCTGGCCGCCCGAGACGACTGGCAGGCCGCCGGTGTCCGGCTGCTGGCCGGCGGCGGCCTCAAGCACGCACATGTCCCTGGGCTGCGCTCGATCGGGGTGAACGCCATTCACGCGGGCGGTCTGGTGCGCGACAACTGGGAGAGCCCGGTGGAGGCGACGCGGGTGGAGGCGCTGCGGACGCTGCTGGACTCCTGA
- a CDS encoding VOC family protein — MPSTILNIAFDATDNYALAQWWAQVVGHPVDPECVDGEEEAWIAVPGGPTLFFNRVPEPKTVKNRLHLCLRPDVAREQEVDRLLAAGAGLVDDRRQPDGTGWAVLADPEGNEFCVLRSAAERA; from the coding sequence ATGCCCTCCACCATCCTGAACATCGCGTTCGACGCCACTGACAACTACGCCCTGGCCCAGTGGTGGGCCCAGGTTGTGGGGCACCCGGTCGACCCGGAGTGCGTCGACGGCGAGGAAGAGGCCTGGATCGCCGTCCCCGGCGGGCCCACGCTGTTCTTCAACCGGGTGCCCGAGCCGAAGACGGTCAAGAACCGGCTGCACCTGTGCCTGCGACCGGACGTCGCGCGCGAGCAGGAGGTGGACCGGCTGCTCGCGGCGGGCGCGGGCCTGGTCGACGACCGGCGGCAGCCCGACGGCACCGGGTGGGCGGTGCTCGCCGACCCGGAGGGCAACGAGTTCTGCGTGCTGCGCAGCGCGGCCGAGCGGGCCTGA
- a CDS encoding WD40/YVTN/BNR-like repeat-containing protein: MKRPLILGALVVLAAGALATPASAQAAPAAGHGPTLTWRLSPTGSDARLRGLSAVSAKVAWASGSGGTVLRTTDGGRTWSRTSPPGTASLELRDIEAFDARTAVALSIGPGDQSRIFRTSDGGANWTETFRNGDANAFYDCLAFFDHRRGLALSDPVDGKFRLLSTDDGGRTWSVVPSDGMPPALDGEFAFAASGQCVTTSGSRDAWIATGGGAKARVLHSSDRGRTWTVSDTVLASNASAGVFATAFRDRSHGIAVGGDYAKPDGAVDALGTTRDGGRTWRKPSSAPQGYRSGVTWHPFFPTVAIAVGPTGSDITLNDGRDWRAFDSGSFDTVDCAADGACWAAGEKGRVATLRLVF, from the coding sequence ATGAAGCGACCCCTCATCCTCGGCGCGCTCGTCGTGCTCGCGGCAGGCGCCCTGGCCACCCCGGCCTCGGCGCAAGCGGCACCGGCGGCAGGCCACGGTCCCACCCTGACCTGGCGGTTGTCCCCCACTGGATCGGACGCGCGGTTGCGCGGGCTCTCGGCGGTCAGCGCGAAGGTCGCGTGGGCCAGCGGCAGCGGCGGCACGGTGCTGCGCACCACCGACGGCGGCCGCACCTGGTCGCGCACGTCGCCGCCGGGCACAGCGTCCCTGGAGCTGCGCGACATCGAGGCGTTCGACGCGCGCACCGCGGTCGCGCTGAGCATCGGCCCCGGCGACCAGTCGCGGATCTTCCGCACCTCCGACGGCGGCGCCAACTGGACCGAGACGTTCCGCAACGGCGACGCCAACGCCTTCTACGACTGCCTGGCGTTCTTCGACCACCGCCGCGGCCTCGCGCTGAGCGACCCGGTGGACGGCAAGTTCCGGCTCTTGTCGACCGACGACGGTGGCCGCACCTGGTCGGTTGTGCCCAGCGACGGGATGCCGCCCGCGTTGGACGGCGAGTTCGCCTTCGCCGCGAGCGGGCAGTGCGTGACGACCTCGGGTTCGCGGGACGCGTGGATCGCGACCGGCGGCGGGGCGAAGGCGCGGGTCCTGCACTCGTCGGACCGCGGTCGCACGTGGACGGTCAGCGACACGGTGCTCGCGAGCAACGCCAGTGCCGGGGTCTTCGCGACCGCGTTCCGCGACCGATCGCACGGCATCGCAGTGGGCGGCGACTACGCCAAGCCGGACGGCGCTGTCGACGCTCTCGGCACTACGCGTGACGGCGGGCGCACTTGGCGCAAGCCGTCGTCCGCGCCCCAGGGGTACCGCTCGGGCGTGACCTGGCACCCGTTCTTCCCGACGGTGGCGATCGCGGTCGGGCCCACCGGCAGCGACATCACCCTCAACGATGGCCGCGACTGGCGCGCCTTCGACAGCGGCAGCTTCGACACCGTCGACTGCGCGGCCGACGGCGCGTGCTGGGCCGCCGGTGAGAAGGGCCGGGTCGCGACGCTGCGCCTAGTGTTCTGA
- a CDS encoding response regulator: MPIRVVLVDDEPMVCAHLRTILSTAPDIDVVDTAQDGAAAVEAVVRHQPHVVLMDLRMPGVDGLTAIERISRLPKPPAVVALTTFDADQYVIRALRAGAAGFLVKTTPPEDLISLVRVAADGHTVLSPAATRRLVAAGVGEQAARERALRLVRELTEREGEVLAGLGAGLSNAQIADRLALSEATVKSYVSRMLVKLECANRTQAGLLAYDAGLVTR; the protein is encoded by the coding sequence ATGCCGATCCGGGTCGTCCTGGTGGACGACGAGCCGATGGTGTGTGCGCACCTGCGCACGATCCTGAGCACGGCACCGGACATCGACGTGGTCGACACCGCGCAGGACGGGGCGGCCGCGGTGGAGGCGGTGGTGCGCCACCAGCCGCACGTGGTGCTGATGGACCTGCGGATGCCCGGGGTGGACGGGTTGACCGCGATCGAGCGGATCTCCCGGCTGCCCAAGCCGCCCGCGGTGGTGGCGCTGACGACCTTCGACGCCGACCAGTACGTGATCAGGGCGCTGCGGGCGGGCGCGGCGGGGTTCCTGGTGAAGACGACCCCGCCGGAGGACCTGATCAGCCTGGTGCGGGTCGCGGCGGACGGGCACACGGTGCTGTCCCCGGCGGCGACCCGCCGGTTGGTCGCGGCCGGGGTCGGTGAGCAGGCGGCCAGGGAGCGGGCGCTGCGGCTGGTGCGGGAGCTGACCGAGCGGGAGGGCGAGGTGCTGGCGGGGTTGGGTGCCGGGTTGTCGAACGCGCAGATCGCCGACCGGTTGGCGCTGAGCGAGGCCACGGTCAAGAGCTACGTGTCGCGGATGCTGGTGAAGCTGGAGTGCGCCAACCGCACCCAGGCCGGGTTGCTCGCCTACGACGCGGGCCTGGTCACCAGGTGA
- a CDS encoding sensor histidine kinase: protein MREPLWQSKREAFFYLLPIGVVVALQVGGMLFDDTRATAFGVLDGVITFVMAGLLVVRKWYPELLMAVTLAICAGYLLLQHVAQGGWRPDFKDTDPWMLVSAPVYVYSAMVYAGILLGPALVFALAALVSRPWHTSTELVLGTVLLVVLPALIGLYVRAHRTLVQALTDRAERAEREQHLLAEQARADERVRLAEEMHDVVTHRVSLMVLHAGALAVTGPDDRTRTAAEGLRVAGCEALNELRELVGVLRNDSGEGAGHQPREEHDEPAAVPDLSTLVAESESVGVPVDLRLDGNPALTSAAVGRTAYRVVQESLTNIRKHAPGAPTRVRVRYGGDRVRLTIRNASATRSVDSGLSESGSGAGLAGLRQRVELVGGTLTAGPVAGGGFEVDAVLPAFVPSQEGA from the coding sequence GTGCGGGAGCCACTGTGGCAGTCGAAGCGTGAGGCGTTCTTCTACCTGCTGCCGATCGGCGTCGTGGTGGCGCTGCAGGTCGGCGGGATGCTCTTCGACGACACCCGCGCGACAGCGTTCGGCGTGCTCGACGGCGTGATCACCTTCGTCATGGCCGGGTTGCTGGTGGTGCGCAAGTGGTACCCGGAGCTGCTGATGGCGGTGACCCTGGCGATCTGCGCGGGGTACCTGCTGCTGCAGCACGTCGCCCAGGGCGGTTGGCGGCCGGATTTCAAGGACACCGACCCGTGGATGCTGGTCTCGGCGCCGGTTTACGTCTACAGCGCGATGGTCTACGCCGGGATACTCCTGGGCCCCGCCTTGGTGTTCGCGTTGGCTGCCCTGGTCTCGCGGCCCTGGCACACCTCGACCGAGCTGGTGCTGGGCACGGTGTTGCTGGTGGTGCTCCCCGCGTTGATCGGGTTGTACGTGCGCGCGCACCGCACGTTGGTGCAGGCGTTGACCGACCGGGCCGAACGCGCCGAACGCGAGCAGCACCTGTTGGCCGAGCAGGCCCGCGCCGACGAACGGGTGCGGCTGGCCGAGGAGATGCACGACGTGGTCACGCACCGGGTGAGCCTGATGGTGCTGCACGCCGGGGCTTTGGCCGTGACCGGTCCCGACGACCGCACCCGGACGGCCGCCGAGGGGCTGCGGGTGGCGGGCTGCGAGGCGCTCAACGAGCTGCGCGAGCTGGTCGGCGTGCTGCGCAACGACAGCGGCGAGGGCGCCGGGCACCAGCCGCGCGAGGAGCACGACGAACCGGCCGCGGTGCCGGACCTGTCGACGTTGGTCGCGGAGTCGGAGTCGGTCGGCGTGCCGGTGGACCTGCGGCTCGACGGCAACCCGGCGTTGACGTCGGCGGCGGTGGGGCGCACCGCGTACCGGGTGGTGCAGGAGTCGCTGACCAACATCCGCAAGCACGCGCCGGGCGCGCCGACCAGGGTGCGGGTCCGCTACGGCGGCGACCGGGTCCGGCTGACCATCCGCAACGCGTCGGCGACCCGGTCGGTCGACAGTGGACTGTCTGAATCCGGGTCGGGTGCCGGGCTGGCCGGGTTGCGGCAGCGGGTCGAGCTCGTCGGCGGCACGCTCACCGCGGGGCCGGTGGCCGGTGGCGGTTTCGAGGTCGACGCCGTGCTGCCCGCGTTCGTGCCGTCCCAGGAAGGCGCGTAG
- a CDS encoding SGNH/GDSL hydrolase family protein, protein MNDYTSMVAVGDSFTEGMSDFRPDGGCRGWADLVAERLAADTPGFAYANLAVRGKLIRQIVDEQVDTAAAMRPHLVTFAGGMNDVMRPTCDMDALTARVRYAIGTLAAAARTVVLFRVIDPTRRMRGAARLLPRINRLLAVVDELAVSHDAVVVDLFSSRVFDSPALWAPDRIHLNAEGHRRVAEATLRALGAPPTFEWDEPLPTPTLRRRDRAAADLRWAGTHAGPWIARRLTGRSSGDSRTPKRPELDPFS, encoded by the coding sequence ATGAACGACTACACCAGCATGGTCGCCGTGGGCGACTCCTTCACCGAGGGCATGTCCGACTTCCGCCCCGACGGCGGCTGCCGCGGCTGGGCCGACCTCGTCGCCGAACGGCTCGCCGCCGACACCCCCGGCTTCGCCTACGCCAACCTCGCCGTCCGCGGCAAGCTCATCCGCCAGATCGTCGACGAACAGGTCGACACCGCCGCCGCGATGCGCCCCCACCTGGTCACCTTCGCGGGCGGCATGAACGACGTGATGCGCCCGACCTGCGACATGGACGCCCTCACCGCCCGGGTCCGCTACGCCATCGGCACCCTCGCCGCCGCCGCCCGGACCGTGGTCCTGTTCCGCGTCATCGACCCGACCAGGCGCATGCGCGGCGCCGCCAGGCTGCTGCCCCGCATCAACCGCCTCCTCGCCGTGGTCGACGAACTCGCTGTTTCGCACGACGCCGTGGTGGTTGACCTGTTCTCCTCCCGCGTGTTCGACTCGCCCGCGCTGTGGGCGCCCGACCGCATCCACCTCAACGCCGAAGGCCACCGCCGAGTGGCCGAAGCCACCCTCCGAGCCCTCGGCGCACCCCCCACCTTCGAGTGGGACGAGCCCCTCCCCACCCCCACCCTCCGCCGCCGCGACCGCGCCGCCGCCGACCTCCGCTGGGCCGGAACCCACGCGGGCCCCTGGATAGCCCGCAGACTGACCGGCCGCTCCTCCGGCGACAGCCGAACCCCCAAGCGCCCCGAACTCGACCCCTTCAGCTAA
- a CDS encoding FAD-dependent oxidoreductase, translating into MDVVVIGAGQAGLSAGYFLRRSGLEFVVLDANPGPGGAWRHRWPSLRLGKVHGIHDLPGLALPHADASRPASEVVAEYFGAYEREFDLPVVRPVVVRSVREEGAGFVVESAAGVWETRALINATGTWDKPFWPHYPGRFAGRQLHTADYRGPEEFAGKRVIVVGGGASGVQALLEIAEVASATTWVTRRPPVWRDGPFTPEYGREVVAKVAAAVEAGRVPESVVSVTGLMLTDEVKAARAAGVLDRKPVFDHLTPTGATWPDGHEVEADVILWATGFRHALDHLAPLHLRTPGGGIQMTGTQVTTDPRIHLVGYGPSASTIGATRAGRTAATALRRLLAPLPA; encoded by the coding sequence ATGGACGTGGTGGTGATCGGGGCGGGGCAGGCGGGGTTGTCGGCCGGGTACTTCCTGCGGCGGTCGGGCCTGGAGTTCGTGGTGCTGGACGCGAACCCGGGGCCGGGTGGGGCGTGGCGGCACCGGTGGCCGAGCCTGCGGTTGGGGAAGGTGCACGGCATCCACGACCTGCCGGGCTTGGCGTTGCCGCACGCCGACGCGAGCCGTCCGGCGTCGGAGGTGGTGGCGGAGTACTTCGGCGCGTACGAGCGCGAGTTCGACCTGCCCGTGGTGCGGCCCGTGGTGGTGCGGTCGGTTCGGGAGGAGGGCGCGGGGTTCGTCGTCGAGTCGGCCGCGGGGGTCTGGGAGACCAGGGCGTTGATCAACGCGACGGGGACGTGGGACAAGCCGTTCTGGCCGCACTACCCGGGCCGGTTCGCGGGGCGGCAGTTGCACACGGCGGACTACCGGGGCCCGGAGGAGTTCGCGGGCAAGCGGGTCATCGTGGTGGGCGGCGGCGCGTCGGGGGTCCAGGCGCTGCTGGAGATCGCCGAGGTCGCGTCCGCCACGACCTGGGTGACCCGGCGGCCACCGGTGTGGCGGGACGGCCCGTTCACCCCGGAGTACGGCCGCGAAGTCGTCGCGAAGGTCGCCGCCGCCGTAGAAGCGGGCAGGGTCCCCGAAAGCGTCGTCAGCGTCACCGGCCTCATGCTCACCGACGAGGTCAAGGCCGCCCGCGCCGCCGGGGTCCTCGACCGCAAACCCGTGTTCGACCACCTCACCCCCACCGGCGCCACCTGGCCCGACGGCCACGAGGTCGAGGCCGACGTGATCCTCTGGGCCACCGGCTTCCGGCACGCCCTCGACCACCTCGCCCCCCTCCACCTGCGCACCCCCGGCGGCGGCATCCAGATGACCGGCACCCAGGTCACCACCGACCCCAGAATCCACCTGGTCGGCTACGGCCCCTCCGCCAGCACCATCGGCGCCACCCGAGCAGGCCGCACCGCCGCCACCGCCCTACGCCGCCTCCTGGCCCCACTACCCGCCTAG
- a CDS encoding GNAT family N-acetyltransferase, giving the protein MSEYEIDDNPTRIDVNAVWAYLSTDAYWGQWRTREQFEAQLAGAWRVAGVYHRATGTQVGFARALSDGVGTAYLADVFVLESARGHGLGKALVRAMVEEGAGARFRWMLHTRDAHALYEGFGFGAPDAMYMERPAQM; this is encoded by the coding sequence ATGAGCGAGTACGAGATCGACGACAACCCCACCCGGATCGATGTCAACGCCGTGTGGGCCTACCTGTCGACCGACGCCTACTGGGGGCAGTGGCGGACCCGGGAGCAGTTCGAAGCACAACTGGCGGGGGCATGGCGGGTCGCGGGGGTGTACCACCGGGCGACTGGAACACAGGTCGGCTTCGCCCGCGCCCTGTCGGACGGGGTCGGGACGGCGTACCTGGCTGACGTGTTCGTGCTGGAGTCCGCGCGGGGGCACGGGCTGGGCAAGGCGCTCGTGCGGGCGATGGTCGAGGAGGGGGCTGGGGCGCGGTTCCGCTGGATGCTGCACACCAGGGACGCCCACGCCCTGTACGAGGGCTTCGGCTTCGGCGCCCCCGACGCGATGTACATGGAACGCCCCGCACAGATGTAG